Proteins encoded in a region of the Podospora pseudopauciseta strain CBS 411.78 chromosome 6, whole genome shotgun sequence genome:
- a CDS encoding hypothetical protein (COG:S; EggNog:ENOG503P3FM), whose protein sequence is MQQPTINIKTRCRRKLDLTTKLLNLHISNLPALSTSNEQPNESPIRIVCVSDTHNHQPVLPPGDILIHAGDLTESGSFDEVQAGLDWLSSQSHPHKILIAGNHDVLLDEIFLERYPDRRYGETTRTKADLNWGSVTYLEDSTMTITLPTRAAPHEPEGVTKGIERRLTVYGSPYTPIYTPSAFQYHPSPEFWENSKLATLPPQDNLIVVTHGPPKFYLDRRDFHRAGCPYLLQEITRLRPRLHVFGHIHAAHGRVDVVLDRVREAYDDIRIGWGGWGTLAWMAVLVGWNKAKRVIGFGKSDASKATTFVNASVVGGRQNELTNDVVVIEL, encoded by the coding sequence ATGCAGCAGCcaaccatcaacatcaagaCACGCTGTCGGCGGAAGCTGGACCTGACAACGAAGCTCTTGAACCTCCATATCTCGAATTTGCCAGCTTTATCCACCTCCAATGAGCAACCGAATGAAAGCCCTATACGGATAGTCTGTGTGTCTGATAcgcacaaccaccaacctgTCCTCCCACCTGGAGATATCCTCATCCATGCAGGCGACCTGACTGAGAGTGGCTCCTTTGACGAGGTCCAGGCAGGTCTTGACTGGCTTTCATCCCAGTCTCATCCCCACAAGATACTGATCGCAGGGAACCACGATGTTTTGCTTGATGAAATATTTCTGGAGCGATATCCAGACCGCCGCTATGGGGAGACGACGAGAACAAAGGCCGACTTGAATTGGGGAAGTGTGACATACCTTGAAGACTCGACGATGACAATCACTCTACCCACCAGGGCCGCACCACACGAACCCGAAGGTGTAACAAAGGGGATCGAAAGAAGACTCACGGTATACGGGAGCCCTTACACACCAATCTACACCCCGTCAGCGTTTCAATATCACCCCTCGCCTGAGTTCTGGGAAAACTCCAAGCTTGCAACCTTGCCACCGCAAGACAACCTGATCGTAGTCACCCATGGGCCCCCAAAATTCTACCTCGACCGCAGGGACTTTCACCGAGCCGGCTGTCCTTACTTGCTGCAAGAAATCACCCGACTCCGACCTCGGCTTCACGTATTCGGACACATCCACGCCGCGCACGGGAGGGTAGATGTCGTCCTCGACAGGGTGCGAGAGGCATATGACGATATCAGGATCGGTTGGGGCGGATGGGGAACACTGGCCTGGATGGCGGTATTGGTGGGCTGGAACAAGGCCAAGAGGGTGATTGGGTTTGGGAAGAGCGACGCGAGCAAGGCGACAACGTTTGTCAATGCGTCAGTGGTCGGGGGGAGACAAAATGAGTTGACGAATGATGTCGTCGTAATTGAGTTGTGA